The Saccharothrix variisporea genome has a segment encoding these proteins:
- the rfbH gene encoding lipopolysaccharide biosynthesis protein RfbH, protein MDDDKAYILDLVRKYHQDRAARDFTPGETQLLSSGATLDDDDRVALVEAALEMRIAAGVSSQRFEREFAKFFGLRKAHLTNSGSSANLLALGALTSPLLEEHRLRPGDEVVTVAAGFPTTVNPIVNNGMVPVFVDVELGTYNTTPERVEAAIGPRTKAIMIAHSLGNPYAVAEMAQLAEDRGLFLIEDNCDAVGTTYRGRLTGTFGDLATTSFYPAHHITMGEGGCVTTDNLALARIVESMRDWGRDCWCEPGQDNKCLKRFDQQLGTLPHGYDHKYIFSHVGYNLKSTDLQAALGLSQLRRITEFGALRRRNWARLRELLDGLPGLLMPEPTPGSDPSWFGFVLTVRPDAGFTRKALVDFLESRRISTRRFFGGNLTRHPAYTDVEYRVSGTLDNSDIITEQTFWVGVYPSLTQEMVDYIAETIRGFVLANA, encoded by the coding sequence ATGGATGACGACAAGGCCTACATCCTGGACCTCGTGCGCAAGTACCACCAGGACCGGGCGGCCCGGGACTTCACGCCCGGCGAGACCCAGCTGCTGTCCTCCGGCGCGACGCTCGACGACGACGACCGGGTCGCGCTGGTCGAGGCGGCGCTGGAGATGCGCATCGCGGCGGGGGTCAGCTCGCAGCGGTTCGAGCGCGAGTTCGCCAAGTTCTTCGGGCTGCGCAAGGCGCACCTGACCAACTCGGGCTCGTCGGCGAACCTGCTGGCGCTGGGCGCGCTGACCTCGCCGCTGCTGGAGGAGCACCGGCTCCGGCCGGGCGACGAGGTCGTCACGGTCGCCGCCGGGTTCCCGACGACGGTCAACCCCATCGTCAACAACGGCATGGTGCCGGTCTTCGTGGACGTCGAGCTGGGCACCTACAACACCACCCCGGAGCGGGTCGAGGCGGCGATCGGCCCGCGCACGAAGGCGATCATGATCGCGCACTCGCTGGGCAACCCCTACGCCGTCGCCGAGATGGCGCAGCTCGCCGAGGACCGGGGCCTGTTCCTCATCGAGGACAACTGCGACGCCGTCGGCACCACGTACCGGGGCAGGCTCACCGGCACGTTCGGCGACCTGGCCACGACCAGCTTCTACCCCGCCCACCACATCACCATGGGCGAGGGCGGGTGCGTGACGACCGACAACCTGGCGCTGGCCCGGATCGTGGAGTCGATGCGGGACTGGGGCCGCGACTGCTGGTGCGAGCCGGGCCAGGACAACAAGTGCCTCAAGCGGTTCGACCAGCAGTTGGGGACGCTGCCGCACGGCTACGACCACAAGTACATCTTCTCCCACGTCGGCTACAACCTGAAGTCGACCGACCTGCAAGCCGCGCTGGGGCTGAGCCAGCTGCGCCGGATCACCGAGTTCGGCGCGCTGCGGCGGCGCAACTGGGCCCGGCTGCGGGAACTGCTGGACGGGCTGCCGGGCCTGCTGATGCCGGAGCCGACGCCCGGCAGCGACCCGAGCTGGTTCGGGTTCGTGCTCACCGTGCGGCCCGACGCCGGCTTCACCCGCAAGGCGCTGGTCGACTTCCTGGAGTCGCGCCGGATCAGCACCCGCCGGTTCTTCGGGGGCAACCTGACGCGCCACCCCGCCTACACCGACGTCGAGTACCGGGTCAGCGGAACGCTGGACAACAGCGACATCATCACCGAGCAGACGTTCTGGGTCGGCGTCTACCCCAGCCTCACCCAGGAGATGGTGGACTACATCGCCGAGACGATCCGGGGATTCGTGCTCGCCAACGCGTGA
- a CDS encoding AfsR/SARP family transcriptional regulator — protein MKFTTLGSLQIWNGPRGCAPRTPKVLQVLAMLLVRANRTVRTESLIQELWSDNPPRSALTTIQTYIYQLRRLFERERLAESGDEMLITRSPGYILLVRPDQLDQQRFHDLREEGRAHFSRRRFAEASASLRSALKLWTENPLANVKLGTQLAAHVVDLQEQRRNTLQLAIESDMELGLHRELIAELRSMTAVYPLDEWFHQQLMRVLDRSGRRSDALRVYHSLRSTLGDELGIDPSAETQELHSRLLR, from the coding sequence GTGAAGTTCACGACCCTGGGCTCCCTGCAGATCTGGAACGGCCCTCGGGGCTGCGCGCCGAGAACGCCCAAGGTGCTGCAGGTGCTGGCCATGCTGCTGGTGCGGGCCAACCGGACCGTGCGGACCGAATCGCTGATCCAGGAACTGTGGAGCGACAACCCGCCGCGCAGCGCGCTGACCACCATCCAGACCTACATCTACCAGCTGCGCAGGCTGTTCGAGCGGGAGCGGCTCGCCGAGAGCGGCGACGAGATGCTGATCACCCGCTCACCCGGCTACATCCTGCTCGTGCGACCCGACCAGCTCGACCAGCAGCGGTTCCACGACCTGCGGGAGGAGGGCCGGGCCCACTTCTCGCGACGCCGGTTCGCCGAGGCGTCGGCGAGCCTGCGGTCGGCGCTGAAGCTGTGGACCGAGAACCCCCTGGCGAACGTCAAGCTGGGCACCCAGCTCGCCGCGCACGTGGTGGACCTCCAGGAGCAGCGGCGCAACACCCTGCAACTCGCGATCGAGTCCGACATGGAACTGGGGCTGCACCGCGAGCTGATCGCCGAACTGCGCTCGATGACCGCGGTCTACCCGCTCGACGAGTGGTTCCACCAGCAGCTCATGCGCGTGCTCGACCGCAGCGGGCGGCGCAGCGACGCCCTGCGCGTCTACCACAGCCTGCGCAGCACGCTCGGCGACGAACTCGGCATCGACCCGTCGGCCGAAACCCAGGAACTGCACAGCAGGTTGCTCCGCTGA
- a CDS encoding tetratricopeptide repeat protein, which translates to MDAAHRTDTHPPAAGSQDLRLDGHAGVLLLVDYADRWPLSDLSWLFQNRLLHQAVPARVLLPARSANGWPAVQAKLHKLQRDVDTSARKLPPLPDVGGHREHMFTTARDCFARHYPEVTRPDALAPPGPLHHPDFGLTLAVQMAALVALDAQAHGRTAPADMVGLTTYLVNREHENWRQLYENGDAGLDFRTSDSVMARTVFTAILTGATHTQAARTVLDAVMPDESAEQLLADHALCYPPTDPGRANVLEPLLPDRLAEDFLALLTPGHDIDSYEPDPWATAVPGRLLLDFTALVDTAVEGLGAALAPGREATTDLDGRPANGSARTTVDSTGTHLGVADRAVTFLASAAGRWPHVGTEVLYPLLRVQPHVAVAAGSRALTAVADIDDVPLEVLGAVEQALPDGRNVNLDVGAAQVFSALAHRLFPLVDDPVDLAAMHQELSGRLAAAGRLDEALEHSRSAVAIREELAAADRVAHLPGLARALVDHAITLSELGRFAEALSHAERAVAAFEWLVENSPGAWLPDLANAVTNHALRLVEAGRRAEGLEVSRRAVAMYEQLHEIDPAEYRAPLANARANHASRLGRAGFRAEAIALSERALEIREALAAADRDAYLPGLAISVHNHAVRLAEDGREAEALAHSERAVALREELVAANRPAHLAGLATAVTNHAQRLAENDRHDEALACSERALRLLEELCADAPTTHLPKWAAAMHNHAALLDRVGRQDQALALSEQAVRLRERVAADAEGPAHQRLLSEALYKHALRLGKAGRPAAAATFSQRALALREDLTDPRDPAQQRETATWLHNHAVWLAESGRSAESFTASERAVALRADLAAATADADLAESLTNHAIRLTERGRHGEAAVESERAVRIFEELAAADPTAHSAGLARALTNHGNRLATAGRHDEALTCAERAREVFEALVATDRPTYLGELAVAVHNQVARLLEVGRPADAHDPSQRSVELCEELAAANAVAHLPFLARGLRTFA; encoded by the coding sequence GTGGACGCCGCACACCGCACCGACACCCACCCTCCCGCGGCAGGGAGCCAGGACCTGCGGTTGGACGGGCACGCCGGAGTGCTGCTCCTGGTCGACTACGCCGACCGGTGGCCCCTGTCGGACCTGAGTTGGCTGTTCCAGAACCGGCTGCTGCACCAGGCCGTCCCGGCACGAGTGCTCCTGCCGGCCCGATCCGCCAACGGGTGGCCGGCGGTCCAGGCGAAGCTGCACAAGCTCCAGCGGGACGTCGACACCTCCGCCCGGAAGCTGCCCCCGCTACCCGATGTCGGCGGGCACCGCGAACACATGTTCACCACGGCACGGGACTGCTTCGCCCGCCACTACCCGGAGGTCACCCGGCCCGATGCCCTGGCGCCGCCCGGACCGCTGCACCACCCGGACTTCGGACTGACCCTGGCAGTGCAGATGGCCGCGCTGGTCGCCCTGGACGCACAGGCGCACGGCCGCACCGCCCCCGCCGACATGGTCGGGCTGACCACCTACCTGGTGAACCGCGAACACGAGAACTGGCGGCAGCTCTACGAGAACGGCGACGCCGGCCTCGACTTCCGCACCTCCGACAGCGTGATGGCGCGCACCGTGTTCACCGCGATCCTCACCGGCGCCACGCACACCCAGGCGGCCCGGACCGTCCTCGACGCGGTCATGCCGGACGAGTCCGCCGAGCAGCTCCTCGCCGACCACGCCCTCTGCTATCCCCCCACAGACCCCGGCCGGGCCAACGTCCTGGAACCGTTGTTGCCCGACCGGCTCGCCGAAGACTTCCTCGCCCTGCTCACCCCCGGCCACGACATCGACTCCTACGAGCCGGACCCCTGGGCCACGGCCGTGCCCGGCAGGTTGCTCCTCGACTTCACCGCGCTGGTGGACACCGCGGTCGAGGGCCTCGGCGCCGCACTGGCTCCCGGCCGCGAGGCCACCACCGATCTCGACGGCCGGCCGGCGAACGGGTCCGCCCGGACGACCGTCGACAGCACCGGAACGCACCTGGGCGTCGCGGACCGCGCGGTGACCTTCCTCGCCTCGGCCGCCGGGCGGTGGCCGCACGTCGGCACGGAAGTGCTGTACCCGTTGCTCAGGGTGCAGCCACACGTGGCGGTCGCGGCCGGCAGTCGTGCGCTGACCGCTGTCGCCGACATCGACGACGTTCCCCTGGAGGTGCTCGGCGCGGTGGAGCAAGCGCTGCCCGACGGCCGCAACGTCAACCTGGACGTCGGCGCCGCACAGGTCTTCAGCGCTCTCGCCCATCGCTTGTTCCCCCTCGTCGACGACCCCGTCGACCTGGCGGCCATGCACCAGGAACTCAGCGGACGCCTCGCCGCCGCCGGTCGACTCGACGAGGCCCTGGAGCACTCGCGGAGTGCCGTCGCCATCCGCGAGGAGTTGGCTGCCGCAGACCGCGTCGCGCACCTCCCAGGGCTGGCGCGCGCGCTCGTCGACCACGCGATCACCCTGTCCGAGCTCGGGCGCTTCGCCGAGGCTCTGTCCCACGCCGAGCGGGCCGTGGCGGCTTTCGAGTGGCTGGTGGAGAACAGCCCCGGCGCATGGCTCCCCGACCTGGCCAACGCCGTCACCAACCACGCGTTGCGGCTGGTCGAGGCTGGACGGCGGGCCGAAGGGCTGGAGGTGTCCCGGCGTGCGGTCGCGATGTACGAGCAACTGCACGAAATCGATCCCGCGGAGTACCGGGCCCCGTTGGCCAACGCACGGGCCAATCACGCCAGCCGGCTCGGCCGGGCCGGATTCCGAGCCGAGGCGATCGCCTTGTCCGAGCGTGCCCTGGAGATCCGTGAGGCGCTCGCCGCAGCCGACAGGGACGCCTACCTGCCCGGGTTGGCGATATCGGTGCACAACCACGCCGTTCGACTGGCCGAGGACGGCCGGGAGGCCGAGGCGCTGGCCCACAGCGAACGCGCGGTGGCGCTGCGCGAGGAGCTGGTGGCGGCCAACCGGCCGGCGCACCTGGCCGGCCTCGCCACGGCGGTGACCAACCACGCTCAGCGGCTGGCGGAGAACGACCGCCACGACGAAGCCCTGGCCTGCTCGGAGCGCGCCCTGCGCCTGCTGGAGGAGCTGTGCGCGGACGCCCCGACCACGCACCTGCCCAAGTGGGCGGCGGCGATGCACAACCACGCGGCACTCCTCGACCGGGTCGGCCGCCAAGACCAGGCCCTGGCCTTGTCGGAGCAGGCGGTCCGGCTGCGCGAACGGGTGGCCGCCGACGCCGAAGGCCCAGCCCACCAGCGCTTGCTGTCCGAGGCGCTGTACAAACACGCCCTGCGGTTGGGCAAGGCGGGCCGGCCCGCCGCGGCCGCGACGTTCTCGCAGCGCGCCCTCGCCCTGCGGGAAGACCTGACCGACCCCCGTGACCCCGCGCAGCAGCGGGAGACGGCGACGTGGCTGCACAACCACGCGGTGTGGCTGGCCGAGTCGGGCCGGAGCGCCGAATCGTTCACCGCGTCCGAGCGCGCGGTCGCGCTGCGGGCGGACTTGGCAGCCGCCACGGCCGATGCCGACCTCGCGGAATCGCTGACCAACCACGCCATCCGCTTGACCGAACGCGGCAGGCACGGCGAAGCAGCGGTCGAATCGGAACGCGCCGTGCGCATCTTCGAGGAACTGGCGGCGGCGGACCCCACCGCTCACTCCGCCGGGCTGGCGCGGGCGCTGACCAACCACGGCAACCGGTTGGCGACCGCCGGACGACATGACGAAGCGTTGACCTGTGCCGAGCGCGCTCGCGAGGTGTTCGAGGCATTGGTGGCCACCGATCGACCGACGTACCTGGGGGAGTTGGCGGTCGCCGTCCACAACCAGGTGGCGCGACTCCTGGAGGTCGGCCGACCCGCCGACGCCCACGACCCGTCACAGAGGTCGGTGGAGCTGTGCGAGGAGCTGGCCGCCGCGAACGCCGTTGCGCACCTGCCCTTCCTTGCGCGCGGCCTGCGCACGTTCGCGTGA
- a CDS encoding SUKH-4 family immunity protein, with protein sequence MTRYTEHQVAVIDNPAARATLTSTGLPDTDAVSFRAAPTITAWDRDPDYAVLGFWNLDEIPVVVHRAEGSVFTAPPWSDEMDPLNASVAAFADSLAAVEGAKPLSKARYGTNANAGDQVHALLRAIDAETLADPYSFWQAVVDDIKSGVYV encoded by the coding sequence ATGACCCGCTACACCGAGCACCAGGTCGCCGTGATCGACAACCCGGCGGCGAGGGCGACGCTGACCAGCACGGGCCTGCCCGACACGGACGCCGTGTCCTTCCGCGCCGCCCCCACGATCACCGCGTGGGACCGCGACCCCGACTACGCCGTGCTCGGGTTCTGGAACCTCGACGAGATCCCGGTGGTGGTCCACCGCGCGGAGGGCTCGGTGTTCACCGCTCCCCCGTGGTCGGACGAGATGGACCCGCTCAACGCCTCGGTGGCCGCGTTCGCCGACAGCCTCGCGGCGGTCGAGGGCGCGAAGCCGTTGTCCAAGGCGCGCTACGGCACCAACGCCAACGCGGGCGACCAGGTGCACGCCCTGCTGCGCGCCATCGACGCCGAGACCCTCGCCGATCCCTACTCGTTCTGGCAGGCCGTGGTGGACGACATCAAGAGCGGCGTCTACGTCTGA
- a CDS encoding nucleic acid/nucleotide deaminase domain-containing protein, with product MKRLSALLLLIARLALHRRGGGGGDGPDPPSDGPTRRSDGPAGRPAPAKDVKDGQTETGKAADRGMPRAGRRRASRQRDPEVPKPARSPRRDPDGPMPAHYRQVAYGQTPESQLAQAARLRDGNRDNLYGGATFRDSQNNTYQVDGRADATKHAEGDILKQMRQKIAEQQGIRPDQVDLRAELRDVRLYVEFSPCPTGNRCQDMLDQYLPPGSEIQYSWPWQPRSEQDSSRQSLADAVNDLFTRKRPGTS from the coding sequence GTGAAGCGACTGTCAGCACTTCTCCTGCTCATCGCGCGACTGGCCCTGCACCGGCGCGGAGGGGGCGGCGGCGACGGCCCCGACCCGCCGTCGGACGGTCCGACCCGCCGCTCAGACGGCCCGGCCGGGCGACCGGCGCCGGCCAAGGACGTGAAGGACGGCCAGACCGAGACGGGCAAGGCGGCGGACAGGGGCATGCCCCGCGCCGGGAGACGCCGTGCGTCGCGGCAGCGCGACCCGGAGGTGCCGAAGCCGGCGCGCAGTCCGCGCCGCGACCCCGACGGCCCGATGCCGGCGCACTACCGGCAGGTCGCCTACGGCCAGACACCGGAAAGCCAACTTGCGCAGGCGGCACGGCTCCGCGATGGTAACCGCGACAACCTCTACGGTGGAGCCACCTTCAGAGACAGCCAGAACAACACCTACCAGGTGGACGGCCGGGCGGACGCGACCAAGCACGCTGAAGGGGACATCCTCAAGCAGATGCGGCAGAAGATCGCCGAACAGCAGGGGATCCGGCCCGACCAGGTCGATCTCCGGGCGGAGCTGCGCGACGTGCGGCTCTACGTCGAGTTCTCCCCGTGCCCGACCGGCAACCGGTGCCAGGACATGTTGGACCAGTACCTCCCGCCCGGCTCGGAGATCCAGTACTCCTGGCCGTGGCAGCCGCGGTCGGAGCAGGACTCGTCGCGGCAGTCCCTGGCCGACGCCGTCAACGACCTCTTCACGAGAAAGCGCCCGGGAACGTCATGA
- a CDS encoding WXG100 family type VII secretion target: MDDPTLIAPVRSTREVWTGSGLADSIEGLVDAIKSEGWVDDALAGAALGVEVAATVMDPVSALLANGLGWAMEYFEPLRQVLDELTGKPDVVASHASTWTAMAAELAAMSADLKAALDDDLPDWHGPAADAYRQLMGNNVDAIGGLAAVSAAMASATEGAGGLVELTREIVRDLIADLVARVIVWVAEAIFVVTIPVIASQIAAAVVKWAGRILVYTTALITSLTNLKKLLG, from the coding sequence ATGGATGACCCGACGCTGATCGCCCCGGTCCGGTCCACCCGCGAGGTGTGGACCGGGTCCGGTCTCGCCGACAGCATCGAGGGCCTGGTCGACGCCATCAAGAGCGAGGGCTGGGTCGACGACGCGCTGGCGGGCGCCGCCCTCGGCGTCGAGGTGGCGGCGACCGTGATGGACCCGGTCAGCGCGTTGCTGGCCAACGGGCTCGGCTGGGCGATGGAGTACTTCGAGCCGCTGCGGCAGGTCCTCGACGAGCTCACCGGCAAACCGGACGTGGTCGCCTCGCACGCGTCCACCTGGACCGCCATGGCCGCCGAGCTGGCCGCCATGTCCGCCGACCTGAAAGCCGCGCTGGACGACGACCTGCCCGACTGGCACGGCCCCGCCGCGGACGCCTACCGGCAGCTCATGGGCAACAACGTCGACGCGATCGGCGGTCTGGCGGCGGTGTCGGCGGCGATGGCGTCGGCCACCGAGGGGGCAGGCGGCCTGGTCGAGCTGACCCGCGAGATCGTCCGCGACCTGATCGCCGACCTCGTGGCCAGGGTGATCGTGTGGGTGGCGGAGGCGATCTTCGTCGTGACCATCCCGGTGATCGCGTCCCAGATCGCGGCGGCGGTGGTCAAGTGGGCCGGGCGCATCCTCGTCTACACCACCGCCCTGATCACCAGCCTGACCAACCTCAAGAAGCTGCTCGGGTAG
- a CDS encoding type VII secretion target, translated as MSMGDGYVVDLEQIRAHARNVEAIRARFDAVKTASAHIAQDDQAYGLLCGWIAAVLEGRHTRQDELIAQVEENLALVVEELGATADEYTEVEESNARSITAAGSGTGDG; from the coding sequence ATGAGCATGGGGGACGGGTACGTCGTCGACCTCGAGCAGATCCGCGCCCACGCCCGCAACGTCGAGGCGATCCGGGCGCGGTTCGACGCGGTGAAGACCGCCAGCGCGCACATCGCCCAGGACGACCAGGCCTACGGGCTGCTGTGCGGGTGGATCGCCGCGGTCCTGGAGGGCCGGCACACGCGGCAGGACGAGCTGATCGCGCAGGTCGAGGAGAACCTCGCCCTGGTCGTGGAGGAACTGGGCGCCACCGCGGACGAGTACACCGAGGTGGAGGAGTCGAACGCCCGCTCCATCACCGCGGCCGGAAGCGGGACGGGCGATGGATGA
- a CDS encoding YbaB/EbfC family nucleoid-associated protein — translation MDERILDPDGARERLAAWKGRIDQLAADTEAMSERMQAVRVTASDPNGLAEVTIDSTGTLVDLRLTDRIQRVPPTAVAQAIMATLGDARARMADRSQEIIADTIGTRSAAGRAIAESVGQHLRGGPAPHRPVHHDDDEGFDSHSYLRER, via the coding sequence ATGGACGAACGCATCCTCGACCCGGACGGCGCGCGCGAGCGGTTGGCCGCGTGGAAGGGTCGGATCGACCAGCTCGCCGCCGACACCGAAGCGATGAGCGAACGCATGCAGGCGGTGCGGGTCACCGCGAGCGACCCGAACGGCCTGGCCGAGGTCACGATCGACTCCACCGGAACCCTGGTCGACCTGCGGTTGACCGACCGGATCCAGCGCGTGCCGCCCACCGCCGTCGCCCAGGCGATCATGGCCACGCTCGGCGACGCGCGGGCCAGGATGGCCGACCGGTCCCAGGAGATCATCGCCGACACGATCGGCACGCGGTCCGCCGCCGGCCGGGCGATCGCCGAGAGCGTCGGACAGCACCTGCGCGGCGGCCCCGCACCGCACCGGCCGGTGCACCACGACGACGACGAGGGCTTCGACAGCCACTCCTACTTGCGGGAGAGATGA
- a CDS encoding cellulose binding domain-containing protein, whose translation MNTSARPRRQSTAVGLVLTLSAALAGSLVVAGQSGATAQPAPTNTSSVTHPTDYPPSSTTTTPTGRCTAVYRLISTWPGGLLGEVVVTAGTPITTWNVQWTLAPEQVVTNLWGGVAYDLGRTANVRNADWNGVLAPQDTATIGFTVSGSPHPSTPIVSCTAS comes from the coding sequence ATGAACACCTCCGCTCGTCCGAGACGCCAGTCGACAGCGGTCGGCCTCGTGCTGACGCTGTCGGCGGCTCTCGCCGGCTCGCTCGTCGTCGCCGGCCAGTCCGGCGCCACGGCGCAACCCGCCCCGACGAACACCTCCTCGGTCACCCACCCGACGGACTACCCGCCGTCCAGCACCACGACGACACCGACCGGTCGGTGCACCGCCGTCTACCGCCTGATCAGCACGTGGCCGGGCGGGCTGCTCGGCGAGGTCGTCGTCACGGCCGGCACGCCGATCACCACGTGGAACGTCCAGTGGACGCTCGCCCCCGAGCAGGTGGTCACCAACCTCTGGGGCGGCGTCGCCTACGACCTCGGCCGGACGGCGAACGTGCGCAACGCCGACTGGAACGGCGTGCTCGCACCGCAGGACACCGCGACCATCGGCTTCACCGTGTCCGGCAGCCCGCACCCGTCCACGCCGATCGTCAGCTGCACCGCGTCCTGA
- a CDS encoding SGNH/GDSL hydrolase family protein produces MPPVPFTRGGLVLADATLRQTVRVTIGGDRLRLRFSNAFGGAVLPITAVTVARPLGNRAGVGAVEPGSVQPVTFHGRAGVVVPVGAQVVSDALDFPVEPEANLTVTVFLAQGQASGLITSHPGSRTTSHLVAGDHTQAEDLPGASTTDHWYFLSGVEVWCDGGGSAVVVLGDSLTDGRGSTTNGNDRWPDRLSARLRAGATTSSVAVLNQGTGGNRVLDDGIGPSALARFDRDVVAQSGVRWLVLFEGVNDIGTAEASAVAQKQLADDLCAGYEQIVVRAHAHGIKVYGATLAPLGGSQAYDDPAGHREAARQAVNAWIRDAGVFDAVLDFDAVARDPEEPRRLLAAYDEGDHLHLTPAGYRALADAVPLELFTATG; encoded by the coding sequence ATGCCGCCCGTGCCGTTCACCCGCGGCGGACTGGTGCTCGCCGACGCCACGCTGCGGCAGACCGTGCGCGTCACGATCGGCGGCGACCGGCTGCGGCTGCGGTTCTCCAACGCGTTCGGCGGCGCGGTGCTGCCGATCACCGCCGTGACCGTGGCCCGGCCCCTCGGGAACCGGGCCGGGGTGGGCGCGGTGGAGCCGGGATCGGTCCAGCCGGTCACCTTCCACGGTCGCGCGGGCGTCGTCGTGCCGGTCGGCGCGCAGGTCGTGTCGGACGCCCTGGACTTCCCGGTCGAGCCGGAGGCGAACCTGACCGTGACGGTGTTCCTGGCGCAGGGGCAGGCATCCGGCCTGATCACCTCGCACCCGGGCTCGCGGACCACGTCCCACCTGGTGGCGGGTGACCACACCCAGGCCGAGGACCTGCCCGGCGCGAGCACCACCGACCACTGGTACTTCCTCAGCGGTGTCGAGGTGTGGTGCGACGGGGGCGGCTCGGCGGTGGTCGTGCTGGGCGATTCCCTGACCGACGGGCGGGGTTCCACCACCAACGGCAACGACCGCTGGCCCGACCGCCTCTCGGCCCGCCTGCGGGCGGGCGCGACGACCTCCTCCGTCGCCGTGCTGAACCAGGGGACGGGCGGGAACCGCGTGCTCGACGACGGGATCGGGCCGAGCGCGCTGGCCCGGTTCGACCGGGACGTGGTGGCGCAGAGCGGGGTGCGGTGGCTGGTGCTGTTCGAGGGCGTCAACGACATCGGCACCGCGGAGGCCTCGGCCGTGGCGCAGAAGCAGCTCGCGGACGACCTCTGCGCCGGCTACGAGCAGATCGTGGTGCGGGCGCACGCGCACGGGATCAAGGTGTACGGGGCGACTCTGGCGCCGCTGGGCGGCAGCCAGGCCTACGACGACCCGGCCGGTCACCGGGAGGCGGCGCGGCAGGCCGTCAACGCGTGGATCCGCGACGCCGGCGTGTTCGACGCGGTGCTCGACTTCGACGCGGTGGCGCGGGATCCGGAGGAACCGCGCCGACTGCTCGCCGCTTACGACGAGGGCGACCACCTGCACCTGACCCCGGCGGGCTACCGGGCGCTCGCCGACGCCGTGCCGCTGGAGCTGTTCACCGCGACCGGGTGA